The segment GGAATGGGGGTGCCGCCGGTCCCCGGTTCTCCGTCGTGGCCGAGCGAATCCCCCGAGGGCAGGGGGCGCTCCCCGGGCTCACGCAACGCCCCCACCACGAGGCGCAGCCCATCGAGCGTCTCCTTGCCCTGGGACCGGACCCAGCTCGTGGCCTCGCGCGCCGCCTCCTCGTCGCGGCCGATGAGCCGCTCCGCGGCGGCCGCCTGCACCACCATCCCGGACAGGTGGTGTGCCGCGATGTCGTGCAGCTCGCGCGCCATGCGCGATCGCTCGGCGCGGACCGCCCCCTCGGCCCGCTCCCGCTGTGCCCGCACCGCCTCCTCGGCGTTCACACGCACGAGTTCGGTGTAGCGGCGCCGCATCGCGACGTAGGTTCCGGTCAGGGCCGCCACGACGTAGCTGAAGGCAAGCGAGAGGATCGGCCCCGAACCCACCATCACCGAGTCGTCGACCAAAGACAGGGTGGCCGGGGAGGCCCACGGCTGGGCGGCGGGACTCGCCTGGGCCGCGGTGGCGAAGACGATCCCGACGCTCTGCACGGTGACGACCGCGCCGATGATCCACAGCAGTCGCGGGACGGGAAGCCGCACTCCACAGGTGTAGGCCGCGATGAGTGGCGCGGGAGTCAGAAAGGAGACGTCCGAGGGCATCAGCGCACTGATCACCAACTGGGCGAGGGACACCACGAGCAGGCAGGCCAGCACGTTCACACGACGAACACACAGCACGAGGCCCTGGGCCACCATGAGGGCGGCGAGGGCGGCCGTCCCTCCCGACGACAGCGTGACCTCCTCCGCCTGACCCATCGTGACGAGCATCCCTTGGAGCAGCGCCACGGACGCCAGTGCGGCGATCACGGCCAGGAGGCAGTCCCGGGCGAAGGCTCCCCGCACGCCCAGTCGGTTCAGTGGGTCGTGGAGCCACGCCCCGAAGCTGATGGGGCTCGGTGGGGTCGAGTCGGGCCGTTCGTGGGTCGACTGGGCCATCGTCGTTCCCGGATGTCGGTCGTCGGTCATGGGGAGCCACCCGGTCGTCGTGGAGGGACAACAGCATCATGCCGGACGTACGCGGGCGAACACGCACAGTCGGCGGGGACGCGTGACCGTCCCCGCCGACGCCCACGCATCCGGCCCGTTAGTAGGTCACGCTGGTCGCGACCAGGCTGAAGACGGCGCTGAACCACGCGCTTCCCACCAGGGCGAGGAAGACCAGCGCGCTTCCCAGGCGCCGCCACCAGCCGGCTCCGTGGCGGAAGTCGTTGAACAGCACCACGGCCGCGGGGATTGCCCCGAAGAACCCGATCACCTGCAGCACCTGCACCCCGCGCAGGGCGATGTGGGGCACCTCCTGGATGCTCATGACGATGAGGACGGCCACGGTCCAGCCGATGAACGCGGCCAGGGCACTAGAGACGCTGACGCGGGTCAGGATCCGGGGGATCCGCCCGGCGCGGCCACGGGTCGGCCAGGACAGGCGTCGCCGCACGATCGCCCCGATCGGCCAGGACAGGATCGAGATCAGGAACACCGTCACCGAGAAGATCAGAATGGGCAGCGCGATCCCGGAGTCGCGGGCGTCCGCCGAGGGCAGCAGGGAGAACGCCGACGCGAAGCCGATGGCCTGAACCTCGTCGTTCTCCACCCGCATGGAGAGGATGCGCTGCCCGCCGACCTCGCGCCACACCCACGGTTCGATCTCCTCGTACTGCGCGGGTCGCCCAGTGGTCGGGTTGGGTTCCACGATGATGGTGCCGTCGTCCTGCGCCATGATCGTGGTCTGGTCGAGAAGCCCGGCGACGTTGAGGAAGGTGCTGTACATCCCGCGCGAGCTCTCGTACCGGCCTTCGGCGATCGCCGCGTGCTCCTGCGCGGTCGGCTCGACGTCGGCGTCCAGAGCGCCGGACTCAGGGGGGAAGTACCGATCGGCGAAGCCCAGGGCCACCTCCTCACGCAGTGCCACGCTGGCGATGTCGGTGTTCCCCCCGCTGTTCACGCTGACGAAGATCCCGGAGCCCGTCTCGGGGTAGATTTGCATCTCGGAGTGGAACAGGTTGGTGTCCCCGCCGTGACCGATGATCCGGTGCCCGTTACGGCTTTCGTCGAAGAAGCCGAGGGTCATTTGGGGACCGTTGGCGAGGTTGCCAAGGCCCTCCTCGTCCGCGGCGGGCTGCTGCATGAGTTCCAGCGTCTCCGGCTCCAACATGGGCTGGCCGGTCTGCAGCGTCCCCAAATGCGCCTGCATGAACAGCGCCATGTCGGTCGCCGACGCGGAGAGGGACCCCGCGGGATAGCCGGAGACCACCTCGAACTCGCCGGCGGGCTCCCCGTCGGCGCCGTAGCCCGCGGCCAGACGGGAGTCCAGCTCGTCGGGCAGCGGCTGGGTGAAGGTGGAGGAGTTCATCCCGATGGGCTCGAGCACGTTCTCCTGCACGTACTCGTCGAAGGGCATGCCGCTGGTGACTTCGACGATGTACCCGGCGAGGGCGTTGCCGTAGTTGGAGTAGGCGGGCACGGTTCCCGGCTCATACACCTGCGCCGGCGGGTCGGTGACCAGGTGGTCGCGGAGGTCGACTTCCTCCCCGTCGGACTTCATCGTGTCCCCGAGCCGTTCTTCATACCCGGGGGTGTGGGTCAGCAGGTGCCGCATGGTGAGGTCCTGGTCGAAGGTGCGCTCCACCTCGAAGTCCAGGTACTCGTCGATGTCGGTATCCAGGTCGATGTCACCCGACTCCACGAGCTGCATCACCGCGGTCGCGGTGAACAGCTTCGACACCGAACCCACGCGGAACACCGTGTCCTCCGGGTCGACGAGCTGCGCTTCCGACTCACCCGACCCGTTGTCGGCGTAGCCGTAGCCGCGCGCCGTGAGGAGTTCGCCGTTGTGGACCACGGCCACGGTCGCCCCGGCGGTACGGGTCTGCTCCAGCGACGGCGGGATCAGCCCGTCGAGCCAGGCGTTGACGTCCTCTTCGGTGAGTTCCCCGGTCCCCGACGGCGGGGTGGGGATCGGGGGCGTAGGCGTCAGCGGCTCGGCGGGCGCGCCACAACCGGAGACGGCGAGGATGCTTGCGGCGCCGAGCACCGCGAACGCGGCCCGCGCGCCGCGCCGGAACCGCCGCGGGGGGTTTTCGTCGGGGGTGGTCACGAACATACTCCTGGTCCTTGCGCGCACCGGGCGTCCGGACCTCGTCCGCATGCCGCACCCGATGCCTCCACCGCCAGTGTGCTGAAAGTGACCATCCGGACACATCGTGCGTTGGTAGCCACTTCGCCTGCGACCTTCGTAGGAGACGGACCCCTACCCCCGACCACAACGCGACCCTGACCAGCCCAAGGGAAGCCCGGCCTCGGGGCTCCCCTTGGGCGGGCGTCACGACGGGGTGATTCCGGTGTAGGCGGTCGCCTGGATGGTGAAGAGTTCGCGGTAGTGGCCGTCGGGGATGGCCATGAGTTCTTGGTGGGTGCCCTGTTCGATCACCTTGCCCTTGCTGAGGACGTAGATCCGGTCGGCCATCTGGACCGAGGCGAGGCGGTGGGTGATCAACAGAACCGTGGCGCCGGCCGCGGCGGCGTGGAGGGTGTCGAAGAGGCGGCGTTCGGCCTTGGCGTCGAGGGCGGCGGTGGGCTCGT is part of the Spiractinospora alimapuensis genome and harbors:
- a CDS encoding sensor histidine kinase, giving the protein MTDDRHPGTTMAQSTHERPDSTPPSPISFGAWLHDPLNRLGVRGAFARDCLLAVIAALASVALLQGMLVTMGQAEEVTLSSGGTAALAALMVAQGLVLCVRRVNVLACLLVVSLAQLVISALMPSDVSFLTPAPLIAAYTCGVRLPVPRLLWIIGAVVTVQSVGIVFATAAQASPAAQPWASPATLSLVDDSVMVGSGPILSLAFSYVVAALTGTYVAMRRRYTELVRVNAEEAVRAQRERAEGAVRAERSRMARELHDIAAHHLSGMVVQAAAAERLIGRDEEAAREATSWVRSQGKETLDGLRLVVGALREPGERPLPSGDSLGHDGEPGTGGTPIPDLTAIDRLLETERALGATIEFEREGRSYPLSPIAGVTFYRVTQEALANAREHAAGAAVRVALRFAESEVVLEVENQPGRDLALEHAESAGTPRGLGLVGMHERAQLVGAVLRAGRTAAGGWNVTLTLPVSREVSGGRSSDAETGSA
- a CDS encoding serine hydrolase encodes the protein MFVTTPDENPPRRFRRGARAAFAVLGAASILAVSGCGAPAEPLTPTPPIPTPPSGTGELTEEDVNAWLDGLIPPSLEQTRTAGATVAVVHNGELLTARGYGYADNGSGESEAQLVDPEDTVFRVGSVSKLFTATAVMQLVESGDIDLDTDIDEYLDFEVERTFDQDLTMRHLLTHTPGYEERLGDTMKSDGEEVDLRDHLVTDPPAQVYEPGTVPAYSNYGNALAGYIVEVTSGMPFDEYVQENVLEPIGMNSSTFTQPLPDELDSRLAAGYGADGEPAGEFEVVSGYPAGSLSASATDMALFMQAHLGTLQTGQPMLEPETLELMQQPAADEEGLGNLANGPQMTLGFFDESRNGHRIIGHGGDTNLFHSEMQIYPETGSGIFVSVNSGGNTDIASVALREEVALGFADRYFPPESGALDADVEPTAQEHAAIAEGRYESSRGMYSTFLNVAGLLDQTTIMAQDDGTIIVEPNPTTGRPAQYEEIEPWVWREVGGQRILSMRVENDEVQAIGFASAFSLLPSADARDSGIALPILIFSVTVFLISILSWPIGAIVRRRLSWPTRGRAGRIPRILTRVSVSSALAAFIGWTVAVLIVMSIQEVPHIALRGVQVLQVIGFFGAIPAAVVLFNDFRHGAGWWRRLGSALVFLALVGSAWFSAVFSLVATSVTY